One region of Macadamia integrifolia cultivar HAES 741 chromosome 11, SCU_Mint_v3, whole genome shotgun sequence genomic DNA includes:
- the LOC122094336 gene encoding non-classical arabinogalactan protein 31-like: protein MKVFAVLLLSLLLLSSVAESSHGSDHHHSSPPPGDSDDHHHDHDHHHHQSPSESPNTLPPTDLPPSVPPTHLPPVKPPSLSPHHHPNLPPPVQPPSISPHHHPSLSPHHHPSLPPQLQPPSLPPQLQPPSLSPHHHLSLSPHHHPTLPPPLQPPSLPPHHHPSLSPIYPPPVEHPPTHPPHHHPSPSPIDYPPVDHHPSHPPHHHPTPSPIDSPPVHPPTHPHPVRGFRFFSPHEYPPSHSPSQPPTIPPPVHPPTLSPHHPPSISPVYPPSHSPSLPPTFLPPVHPPTLSPHHPPSLTPVYPPSHSLTLPPTLPPVHPPTLPHPVRGFRFFSPHGYPPSHSPSHPPTTPPPVHPQTLSPHHPPSLSPHVYPPSHSRSLPPTLPPVHPPTLSPHYPPSLSPHVYPPSHSRSLPPTLPPVHPPTLSPHHPPSLSPLYPPSLSPDQAPESSPDHKPVAVEGFVYCKSCKDNDTDSGTKPVIDAVVKLKCNITIDLTIISTATTDEDGWFFLEAPKNVTSNLVFKCKVFLYSSPYPNCQKKSNLNDGDTGATLKYEDYPNNSSASASYDVYTTGPLAFQSIC, encoded by the exons ATGAAGGTCTTTGCTGTTCTTCTACTTTCACTGCTCTTGTTGAGTAGTGTTGCCGAGTCATCGCATGGTTCTGATCACCACCATTCAAGCCCTCCTCCGGGCGACTCTGATGATCATCATCATGAtcatgatcatcatcatcatcagtctCCAAGTGAGTCTCCTAATACCCTTCCCCCAACAGATCTCCCTCCAAGTGTCCCTCCTACCCACCTTCCTCCAGTGAAGCCTCCAAGTCTCTCTCCTCACCACCATCCAAATCTCCCTCCACCAGTTCAGCCACCAAGTATCTCTCCGCACCACCATCCAAGTCTCTCTCCTCACCACCATCCAAGTCTCCCTCCACAACTTCAGCCACCAAGTCTCCCTCCACAACTTCAGCCACCAAGTCTCTCTCCGCACCACCATCTAAGTCTCTCTCCTCACCACCATCCAACTCTTCCTCCACCACTTCAGCCACCAAGTCTCCCTCCACACCACCATCCAAGTCTCTCTCCTATCTACCCTCCTCCAGTTGAGCACCCTCCAACTCATCCTCCTCACCACCATCCAAGTCCATCTCCTATAGACTATCCACCAGttgatcaccatccatctcatCCTCCTCACCACCATCCAACTCCATCCCCTATAGACTCTCCTCCAGTTCACCCTCCAACTCATCCTCATCCGGTTCGAGGATTTCGATTCTTCTCCCCACATGAGTACCCTCCAAGTCACTCTCCTAGCCAGCCTCCTACAATCCCTCCACCAGTTCACCCTCCAACTCTCTCGCCACATCACCCACCGAGTATCTCTCCAGTGTACCCTCCTAGTCACTCTCCTAGCCTCCCTCCTACATTCCTTCCACCAGTTCACCCTCCAACTCTCTCGCCACATCACCCACCGAGTCTCACTCCTGTGTACCCTCCTAGTCACTCTCTTACCCTCCCTCCTACACTCCCTCCAGTTCACCCTCCAACTCTTCCTCATCCAGTTCGAGGATTCCGGTTCTTCTCCCCACATGGGTACCCTCCAAGTCACTCTCCTAGCCACCCTCCTACAACCCCTCCACCAGTTCACCCTCAAACTCTCTCGCCACATCACCCACCTAGTCTCTCCCCACATGTTTACCCCCCTAGTCACTCTCGTAGCCTTCCTCCTACACTCCCTCCAGTTCACCCTCCAACTCTCTCGCCACATTACCCACCTAGTCTCTCCCCACATGTTTACCCTCCTAGTCACTCTCGTAGCCTCCCTCCTACACTCCCTCCAGTTCACCCTCCAACTCTCTCGCCACATCACCCACCGAGTCTCTCTCCACTGTACCCTCCAAGCCTCTCACCTGATCAAGCTCCCGAATCCTCTCCAGACCATAAGCCTGTTGCTGTGGAAGGGTTTGTTTATTGCAAATCATGCAAAGACAATGATACCGATTCGGGCACTAAACCAGTTATAG ATGCGGTTGTCAAGCTAAAGTGCAATATCACCATTGACCTGACGATCATTTCCACGGCGACGACGGACGAGGATGGATGGTTCTTCTTAGAAGCACCAAAGAACGTGACGAGTAACTTGGTTTTCAAGTGTAAGGTGTTCTTATATTCATCACCATACCCTAATTGCCAGAAGAAATCTAACCTTAACGATGGGGATACTGGAGCTACCTTGAAGTATGAGGACTATCCCAATAATTCTTCAGCCTCAGCCTCCTACGATGTCTACACCACTGGGCCTCTTGCCTTCCAGTCCATTTGTTGA